A single genomic interval of Streptomyces sp. NBC_00663 harbors:
- a CDS encoding ATP-binding protein, whose protein sequence is MSLPLTRRIARAALLVAAGAAAGVGAAGSASAAPAELPATPNLGGLTALDAASVGNNVDGATQNVTKLAGNTGGNAVKKAVPTAGKTSGKVAKKAAPAAQQTAGDAAGSAGDILGDTTSTATKGGLPTDALTKGGLPAADSLPVKSLPLG, encoded by the coding sequence ATGTCCCTCCCCCTGACCCGCAGGATCGCCCGTGCCGCGCTGCTCGTCGCTGCGGGAGCGGCAGCCGGGGTCGGTGCGGCCGGCTCCGCCAGTGCGGCCCCCGCCGAGCTCCCCGCCACTCCGAACCTGGGCGGTCTGACCGCTCTGGACGCGGCGAGCGTCGGCAACAACGTCGACGGTGCCACGCAGAACGTCACCAAGCTCGCGGGCAACACCGGTGGCAACGCGGTCAAGAAGGCCGTGCCGACGGCGGGCAAGACCAGCGGCAAGGTCGCGAAGAAGGCGGCGCCCGCCGCACAGCAGACGGCCGGTGACGCGGCGGGCTCCGCCGGGGACATCCTGGGCGACACCACGTCCACCGCGACGAAGGGCGGCCTGCCGACGGACGCCCTCACCAAGGGTGGCCTGCCCGCGGCCGACTCGCTGCCGGTGAAGTCGCTGCCGCTCGGCTGA
- a CDS encoding bifunctional succinyldiaminopimelate transaminase/glutamate-prephenate aminotransferase has protein sequence MSAVSDRLPTFPWDKLEPYKKTAAAHPGGIVDLSVGTPVDPVPDLIQKALIDAADSPGYPTVWGTPALRDAITGWLERRLGAREVTHRHVLPIVGSKELVAWLPTQLGLGPGDRVAYPRLAYPTYEVGARLARAEYEVYDDPTTLDPAGLKLLWLNSPSNPTGKVLSKAELTRIVAWAREHGVLLFSDECYLELGWEADPVSVLHPDVNGGSYEGIVAVHSLSKRSNLAGYRAAFLAGDPAVLGPLLEIRKHGGMMTSATTQAAVVAALGDDVHVHEQRERYAARRAALREALERHGFRIEHSEASLYLWATRDESCWDTVAHLAELGILVAPGDFYGEAGETYVRVAFTATDERVRAAVERL, from the coding sequence GTGTCCGCAGTCTCCGACCGCCTCCCCACCTTCCCCTGGGACAAGCTGGAGCCGTACAAGAAGACGGCCGCGGCCCACCCCGGCGGCATCGTCGACCTTTCTGTCGGCACCCCCGTCGACCCGGTTCCCGACCTGATCCAGAAGGCCCTGATCGACGCGGCGGACTCTCCGGGCTACCCGACGGTCTGGGGCACCCCGGCGCTGCGCGACGCGATCACGGGCTGGCTGGAGCGCCGTCTGGGCGCCCGTGAGGTCACCCACCGGCACGTACTGCCGATCGTCGGCTCCAAGGAGCTCGTCGCCTGGCTCCCCACCCAGCTGGGCCTGGGCCCCGGCGACCGTGTCGCCTACCCGCGCCTGGCCTACCCGACGTACGAGGTCGGCGCCCGTCTGGCCCGCGCCGAGTACGAGGTCTACGACGACCCCACGACGCTCGACCCGGCCGGCCTGAAGCTCCTGTGGCTCAACTCCCCGTCGAACCCGACCGGCAAGGTCCTGTCGAAGGCGGAACTGACCCGGATCGTCGCCTGGGCCCGCGAGCACGGGGTGCTGCTCTTCTCCGACGAGTGCTACCTGGAGCTCGGCTGGGAGGCAGACCCGGTCTCGGTCCTGCACCCGGACGTGAACGGCGGCTCGTACGAGGGCATCGTGGCCGTCCACTCCCTCTCCAAGCGCTCGAACCTGGCCGGGTACCGGGCGGCCTTCCTGGCCGGCGACCCGGCCGTCCTCGGCCCCCTGCTGGAGATCCGCAAGCACGGCGGCATGATGACGTCGGCCACGACCCAGGCAGCGGTCGTCGCGGCGCTCGGCGACGACGTCCACGTCCACGAGCAGCGCGAGCGGTACGCGGCCCGCCGCGCGGCCCTGCGCGAGGCGCTGGAGCGGCACGGCTTCCGCATCGAGCACAGCGAGGCCAGCCTCTACCTCTGGGCCACCCGCGACGAGTCCTGCTGGGACACCGTCGCCCACCTGGCAGAGCTGGGCATCCTCGTGGCGCCGGGCGACTTCTACGGCGAGGCGGGCGAGACGTACGTCCGCGTGGCGTTCACGGCGACGGACGAACGGGTGCGGGCGGCGGTCGAGCGCCTGTAG
- the fdxA gene encoding ferredoxin, translated as MTYVIAQPCVDVKDKACIEECPVDCIYEGSRSLYIHPDECVDCGACEPVCPVEAIFYEDDTPEEWKDYYKANVEFFDELGSPGGASKLGLIERDHPFIAALPPQA; from the coding sequence GTGACCTACGTCATCGCGCAGCCTTGTGTCGACGTGAAGGACAAGGCGTGCATCGAGGAGTGCCCGGTCGACTGCATCTACGAGGGCTCCCGGTCCTTGTACATCCACCCGGACGAATGCGTCGACTGTGGTGCCTGTGAGCCGGTCTGCCCGGTCGAGGCGATCTTCTACGAGGACGACACTCCGGAGGAGTGGAAGGACTACTACAAGGCGAACGTCGAGTTCTTCGACGAGCTCGGCTCCCCCGGCGGCGCCAGCAAGCTGGGTCTGATCGAGCGGGACCACCCCTTCATCGCCGCGCTGCCGCCGCAGGCGTAA
- a CDS encoding GNAT family N-acetyltransferase produces the protein MEISATGRLEVRITAADVGKRVSVRRMNDPAVPGEKFTDTVGVLASWDNGVLLITRKDGETVHIAESSLVAGKVVPSAPARRRGPSASYAELAHVATRAWRPVESERLGEWELRAASGFTRRANSVLPVGDPGLPLDDALDAVRRWYGAHGLPAYVQTATGAEGTQELLCAELERRGWVREVTAELWIGALAPIADRAEGAGVELSRDVDEAWLARYQRKGVSEVALKVLSSGPSVWFAQVPGSGDVPAAIGRCVVDGRWASFAAVEVGPEQRRRGLATEVMAALARRALDEGASAAWLQVEEENAGARALYAGMGFAAHHAYHHYREPAGGPAAGGNGR, from the coding sequence GTGGAAATCTCTGCGACAGGGCGCCTTGAGGTCCGTATCACCGCTGCTGACGTGGGTAAACGGGTCTCTGTACGCCGCATGAACGATCCTGCGGTTCCGGGTGAGAAGTTCACCGACACGGTGGGTGTTCTCGCATCATGGGACAACGGTGTGCTGCTGATCACACGCAAGGACGGCGAGACCGTCCACATCGCGGAATCCTCGCTGGTCGCGGGCAAGGTGGTGCCGAGCGCCCCGGCCCGCCGCCGGGGGCCCTCCGCCTCGTACGCGGAACTCGCCCATGTCGCCACGCGCGCGTGGCGGCCGGTGGAGAGCGAGCGGCTCGGCGAGTGGGAGCTGCGGGCCGCGTCGGGGTTCACCCGGCGAGCCAACTCGGTACTGCCGGTCGGCGACCCGGGCCTGCCGCTGGACGACGCCCTGGACGCCGTACGGCGCTGGTACGGCGCTCACGGGCTGCCCGCGTACGTCCAGACCGCGACCGGCGCCGAGGGCACGCAGGAGCTGCTGTGCGCGGAGCTGGAGCGGCGCGGGTGGGTGCGCGAGGTGACGGCCGAGCTGTGGATCGGGGCGCTGGCGCCGATCGCCGACCGGGCCGAGGGCGCCGGGGTGGAGCTGTCCCGGGACGTGGACGAGGCGTGGCTCGCCCGGTACCAGCGCAAGGGGGTGAGCGAGGTGGCGCTCAAGGTGCTGTCGAGCGGGCCGTCGGTGTGGTTCGCGCAGGTGCCCGGCAGCGGTGACGTTCCCGCCGCCATCGGACGGTGTGTTGTGGACGGGCGGTGGGCGTCCTTCGCCGCGGTCGAGGTCGGTCCTGAGCAGCGGCGGCGGGGGCTCGCCACCGAGGTGATGGCCGCGCTGGCCCGGCGGGCGCTCGACGAGGGCGCGTCGGCGGCCTGGCTCCAGGTCGAGGAGGAGAACGCGGGGGCGCGGGCGCTGTACGCCGGGATGGGCTTCGCGGCGCATCACGCGTACCACCACTACCGGGAACCGGCCGGCGGACCGGCTGCCGGGGGAAACGGCCGGTGA
- a CDS encoding transglutaminase-like domain-containing protein, with translation MRLPHPPSPERSAELRERFAEEARSERPDLAALCLLLGAQADGGLDEAGIDAAQIELDELAGRLPFRPGGPRSWAVALRELLGERCGFRGSAADYQRLESSLLHEVLRRRRGLPILLSVVWMEVARRAGAHVYGVALPGHFVVGFGAAEEQVLADPFEGGRVLTGSDAELLVVGATGASLEPSMLAPADPLDVVVRILNNVRAWAAARPERSDVALWGVELSLLLPSHPARLRYERAQLLVQRGDFLTGASELEAYAEVVGAVDEGAAERVRKQARSARAMLN, from the coding sequence ATGCGTCTGCCGCATCCACCGTCCCCGGAACGCTCCGCCGAGCTGCGCGAGCGGTTCGCCGAAGAGGCCCGCTCCGAGCGGCCCGACCTGGCCGCGCTCTGTCTGCTGCTGGGCGCCCAGGCGGACGGGGGCCTGGACGAGGCGGGCATCGACGCGGCGCAGATCGAACTGGACGAGCTGGCCGGGCGGCTGCCGTTCCGGCCGGGCGGGCCGCGGTCATGGGCGGTGGCGCTGCGCGAGCTGCTCGGGGAGCGGTGCGGGTTCCGCGGCTCCGCCGCGGACTATCAGCGGCTGGAGTCGTCGTTGCTGCACGAGGTGCTCCGGCGGCGGCGCGGGCTGCCGATCCTGCTGTCCGTGGTGTGGATGGAGGTGGCGCGGCGGGCGGGGGCTCATGTGTACGGGGTCGCGCTGCCGGGGCACTTCGTGGTCGGGTTCGGCGCCGCGGAGGAGCAGGTGCTGGCCGACCCCTTCGAGGGGGGCCGGGTGCTGACCGGGTCCGATGCGGAGTTGTTGGTCGTGGGGGCCACGGGGGCGTCTCTGGAGCCGTCGATGTTGGCGCCGGCCGATCCGTTGGATGTGGTGGTGCGGATTCTCAACAACGTGCGGGCTTGGGCGGCGGCTCGGCCGGAGCGGTCGGATGTCGCTTTGTGGGGTGTGGAGTTGTCGCTGCTGTTGCCTTCTCATCCGGCTCGGCTGCGGTACGAGCGGGCGCAGTTGCTGGTACAGCGGGGGGATTTTCTTACGGGGGCCTCGGAGTTGGAGGCCTACGCGGAGGTCGTGGGGGCCGTGGATGAGGGAGCGGCTGAGCGGGTGCGGAAGCAGGCTCGGTCGGCTCGGGCGATGTTGAACTGA
- a CDS encoding response regulator transcription factor — MSPTIKVLLAEDQSMVREALAALLGLEDDIEVVAQVARGDEVLAAAQTHAVDVALLDIEMPGMTGIEAAAQVHKALPGVKLVVLTTFGRPGYLRSAMEAGADAFLVKDAPAAQLAAAVRKVLAGERVIDPTLAAAALAEGANPLTDREREVLRAAEDGSTNAELAAKLHLSQGTVRNYLSTAIQKLAVRNRAEAARLAREKGWL, encoded by the coding sequence ATGAGCCCTACGATCAAGGTCCTCCTCGCCGAGGACCAGTCGATGGTCCGCGAGGCCCTCGCCGCCCTCCTCGGCCTTGAGGACGACATCGAGGTGGTCGCCCAAGTGGCCCGGGGCGACGAGGTGTTGGCCGCCGCTCAGACTCACGCGGTGGACGTGGCCCTCCTCGACATCGAGATGCCCGGCATGACCGGCATCGAGGCGGCGGCCCAGGTCCACAAGGCCCTGCCCGGCGTGAAGCTGGTCGTCCTGACGACCTTCGGCCGCCCCGGGTACCTCCGCAGCGCCATGGAGGCGGGCGCCGACGCGTTCCTGGTCAAGGACGCCCCGGCCGCTCAACTGGCGGCGGCGGTACGCAAGGTACTGGCGGGCGAGCGAGTCATCGACCCGACGCTGGCGGCAGCGGCACTGGCGGAGGGCGCGAACCCGTTGACGGACCGGGAGCGCGAGGTCCTGCGGGCAGCGGAGGACGGCTCGACGAACGCGGAGCTGGCGGCGAAGCTGCACCTGTCCCAGGGCACGGTCCGCAACTACCTGTCGACGGCCATCCAGAAGTTGGCGGTGCGGAACCGGGCAGAGGCAGCGCGCTTGGCGAGGGAGAAGGGCTGGCTGTAG
- a CDS encoding sensor histidine kinase, whose product MTDDLRPDEEARAERLIRIGRPPRNRGEAIRKLVWVLPWLVFLASPVRDLNAGHHTTVATAAGWAGLVAFVAIYLTLVFRTMGRPFRGGIIHVLAAILWALGVALAFGFGSEWLGLFVYVSVTCGVAFPLRTAYWTIPLTTAAMMLAGWHAHDLDEAWGLFLVVLLVGYSMTGIRQLVATTVELRKARATVAQLAANEERLRLARDLHDLLGHSLSLITLKSELAGRMLPDHPDKAAQQVADIEQVSRQALVDVREAVTGYRRPRLSEELAGAQVALTAASVTADVPAEPDLGDIPEESESALAWALREAVTNVVRHSGATRCTVEVLHRQTLDGPVLELSVEDNGSGGSGKGPGNGLTGLTERLEKAGGTLDAARTRQGFRLVARVPAGAPAPVGSGA is encoded by the coding sequence ATGACGGACGATCTGCGGCCCGACGAGGAAGCGCGGGCGGAACGGCTGATCCGGATCGGCCGGCCACCCCGCAACCGGGGCGAGGCGATCCGGAAGCTGGTGTGGGTCCTGCCCTGGCTGGTCTTTCTCGCCTCCCCGGTGCGGGACCTGAACGCCGGTCACCACACCACCGTGGCCACGGCGGCAGGCTGGGCGGGTCTCGTGGCCTTCGTCGCGATCTATCTCACCCTTGTCTTCCGGACCATGGGCCGGCCCTTCCGCGGCGGGATCATCCACGTCCTGGCCGCGATCCTCTGGGCGCTCGGGGTCGCCCTGGCCTTCGGCTTCGGCAGCGAATGGCTCGGCCTGTTCGTGTACGTCTCGGTCACCTGCGGGGTGGCCTTCCCGCTGCGGACCGCCTACTGGACGATCCCGCTCACCACCGCCGCGATGATGCTGGCGGGCTGGCACGCCCACGACCTGGACGAGGCCTGGGGCCTGTTCCTGGTGGTGCTCCTGGTCGGCTACTCCATGACCGGCATCCGGCAACTCGTCGCCACCACCGTCGAGTTGCGCAAGGCCCGCGCCACCGTCGCCCAGCTCGCCGCCAACGAGGAGCGCCTGCGTCTCGCCCGCGACCTGCACGACCTCCTCGGCCACTCCCTCTCCCTGATCACGCTGAAGAGCGAACTGGCCGGCCGGATGCTCCCGGACCACCCCGACAAGGCGGCCCAGCAGGTCGCCGACATCGAACAGGTCAGCCGCCAGGCCCTGGTGGACGTCCGCGAGGCCGTCACCGGCTATCGCCGCCCCCGGCTCTCCGAGGAACTCGCGGGCGCCCAGGTCGCGTTGACGGCCGCGTCGGTCACCGCCGACGTCCCCGCCGAACCCGACCTCGGGGACATCCCCGAGGAGAGCGAGAGCGCCCTCGCCTGGGCGCTGCGCGAGGCGGTCACCAACGTCGTACGGCACAGCGGCGCGACCCGCTGCACGGTCGAGGTCCTGCACCGCCAGACCCTCGACGGACCGGTGCTGGAACTCTCCGTCGAGGACAACGGCTCGGGCGGCTCCGGCAAGGGCCCCGGCAACGGCCTCACGGGTCTCACCGAGCGCCTGGAGAAGGCGGGCGGCACCCTGGACGCGGCCCGCACCAGGCAAGGCTTCCGCCTGGTCGCCCGCGTCCCCGCCGGCGCCCCGGCGCCCGTAGGATCCGGGGCATGA
- a CDS encoding ABC transporter permease, with translation MLNTFASRGLIKLELSRALRNRKFLFFSVLYPSLLFLLIAGSADGTDRIDGTGLTLPTYMMVSMASFGALTAVLMGNSERIAKERESGWVRQLRLTTLPGHGYVLAKTASAAVVSLPSIVVVFVVAAAVKDVRLDAWQWLALTAVIWAGSLVFAALGVAIGYLASGDAVRPITMITYFGLSILGGLWMPTTTFPDWLQDIAKWVPTHAYAALGQAIEQSQAPHAKDIAVLAVFFALFTGGAAWLYRKDTLKA, from the coding sequence ATGCTGAACACCTTTGCCTCGCGGGGCCTGATCAAGCTGGAACTCAGCCGCGCCCTGCGCAACCGCAAGTTCCTGTTCTTCTCGGTCCTCTACCCGTCCCTGCTCTTCCTGCTCATCGCCGGCAGCGCCGACGGCACGGACCGGATCGACGGCACGGGCCTGACCCTGCCGACCTACATGATGGTCTCCATGGCCTCCTTCGGCGCCCTCACGGCCGTCCTGATGGGCAACAGCGAGCGCATCGCCAAGGAGCGGGAGAGCGGCTGGGTACGGCAGTTGCGGCTGACGACCCTGCCCGGGCACGGCTATGTCCTCGCGAAGACGGCGAGCGCGGCCGTGGTCAGCTTGCCCTCCATAGTCGTCGTCTTCGTCGTCGCCGCGGCCGTGAAGGACGTACGGCTGGACGCCTGGCAGTGGCTCGCGCTCACCGCCGTGATCTGGGCCGGCAGCCTCGTGTTCGCCGCGCTCGGCGTGGCCATCGGGTATCTGGCGAGCGGGGACGCGGTCCGGCCGATCACGATGATCACCTACTTCGGGCTGTCCATCCTCGGCGGTCTGTGGATGCCGACGACGACCTTCCCGGACTGGCTCCAGGACATCGCCAAATGGGTGCCCACGCACGCGTACGCTGCCCTGGGACAGGCGATCGAACAGAGCCAGGCCCCGCATGCCAAGGACATCGCCGTCCTCGCCGTCTTCTTCGCCCTGTTCACCGGCGGCGCGGCCTGGCTGTACCGGAAGGACACGCTGAAGGCGTGA
- a CDS encoding ABC transporter ATP-binding protein, which translates to MTTTVVAFDQVSKAYGEVRAVDGLTLSLHPGETVALLGPNGAGKSTTLDLLLGLKQADSGSVRLFGTSPREAIVAGRVGAMLQSGGLMDEVTVAELVRLACALHPRPYKANDVLARAGVTQIADRKVDKLSGGQAQRVRFALATAGDSDLIVLDEPTTGMDVTTRQAFWATMREQADQGRTVLFATHYLEEADAIADRVLVLHRGRLLADGTAAEIKAKAGARRISFDLYDTDIDETVLRALPFLVRLDVSGTTVRIQSSDADTTVHALYGLGLHPRNLEVAGLGLEQAFVAITEAEEARTSC; encoded by the coding sequence ATGACAACGACAGTGGTCGCGTTCGACCAGGTGAGCAAGGCGTACGGCGAGGTCCGGGCCGTCGACGGCCTGACACTGAGCCTGCACCCCGGGGAGACGGTGGCCCTGCTGGGCCCCAACGGCGCCGGCAAGTCGACCACGCTCGACCTGCTGCTCGGGCTCAAGCAGGCGGACAGCGGCAGTGTCCGGCTGTTCGGCACCAGCCCGCGTGAGGCGATCGTCGCCGGGCGGGTGGGCGCGATGCTTCAGAGCGGCGGGCTGATGGACGAGGTGACCGTCGCCGAGCTGGTGCGCCTCGCCTGCGCCCTGCACCCGAGGCCGTACAAGGCGAACGACGTCCTCGCCCGGGCCGGCGTCACCCAGATCGCCGACCGCAAGGTCGACAAGCTCTCCGGCGGCCAGGCCCAGCGCGTCCGCTTCGCGCTCGCCACCGCGGGCGACAGCGACCTGATCGTCCTGGACGAGCCGACCACCGGCATGGACGTCACGACCCGTCAGGCCTTCTGGGCCACCATGCGCGAACAGGCCGACCAGGGGCGGACGGTCCTCTTCGCCACCCACTACCTCGAAGAGGCCGACGCCATCGCCGACCGGGTGCTCGTCCTGCACCGCGGCCGGCTGCTGGCCGACGGCACGGCCGCCGAGATCAAGGCGAAGGCGGGGGCGCGGAGGATCTCCTTCGACCTGTACGACACCGACATCGACGAGACCGTCCTGCGCGCCCTGCCCTTCCTGGTCCGCCTCGACGTCTCCGGCACCACCGTCCGCATCCAGTCCTCCGACGCCGACACCACCGTGCACGCCCTCTACGGCCTCGGCCTCCACCCCCGCAACCTGGAGGTCGCCGGGCTCGGCCTGGAGCAGGCCTTCGTCGCCATCACCGAGGCCGAGGAGGCCCGTACGTCATGCTGA
- a CDS encoding peptidoglycan binding domain-containing protein codes for MSRETDSPSSGPNGRGGAAYPSGTPPYGTPMASDDGTDGGRSASQSEERKTETTLTTRIRINIPGSRPIPPVVVRTPVADAEGTAGDTTAETPAPSAPVADSAANGTVEAPAEPAPPAEEKTSDWFAPRKSGPAKGGQGGGATNGAGLPGGSAPAPTASGAAPGAPAGAAPGGARPGAGRPGGVVGSMSVPGGSRSGSTNGAGLPGATGGPVAPGHGGGTGSFDVTEALAAGPLGGGTRPGGEPRRDDLPYFSENDGAQNAQSGQNGHMGQNGYGAQGGLPGGPDDFNSSTGSHRFPPANDFNGPNDFGGPTGYGGPQGPAGPTGGPVTGDGPVLPPVGGPQGGPGGPGALGGSRAPGGPGAPGGPGAPGGPGAPGGQRRPGGPGVPGAASASTGFAGPGVAAPPGAPGVGPHTGPQGGPGRGPGGGLSDDTAILTPQKPAPEPGTPGYGTPPDNVSGHTVTSGIPVVPSTGQNSPFGPGAGADGPLPHTPPKLPEPVAQNVPASSKKKPKKKGRSKLTLVGVGVVVIAGGAYGAGLLMNHSDVPKGTTVLGVDIGGGTRDDAVKKLDAAFDKKVNEPLKLSVDGKTVELQPDQAGLQFDMQATVSKAATSDYNPVSVIGSLFGGQRVVDPEMPVDEEKLTAALEDASGSSGSATDGTIKFKNGKAVAVYGKAGKGIDVARSTAAVEQAYRTQVETGSAGAVTLPTTTKQPTISNAQVDAMMKSIAEPAMANPVQVQTDAAHFIKFGQLSLPDILSFKAVDGKLVDYYDLKALKAAYGTTFAGVQINGASGKRDVLPEDVASALRKALRGKTSAERVVTIDTNPS; via the coding sequence TTGAGTCGTGAAACTGACAGTCCGTCCTCCGGGCCCAACGGGCGCGGCGGAGCCGCATACCCCTCGGGCACGCCGCCCTACGGGACCCCCATGGCTTCCGACGACGGTACGGACGGGGGCCGTTCGGCCTCGCAGTCCGAGGAGCGCAAGACCGAGACCACGCTGACGACCCGGATCCGGATCAACATCCCCGGGTCGCGGCCCATCCCGCCGGTCGTCGTACGGACGCCCGTCGCGGACGCTGAGGGCACCGCGGGCGACACCACGGCCGAGACGCCGGCGCCCAGCGCCCCCGTCGCCGACAGCGCGGCCAACGGCACCGTCGAAGCTCCCGCCGAGCCGGCTCCGCCCGCCGAGGAGAAGACGAGCGACTGGTTCGCCCCGCGCAAGTCCGGCCCCGCCAAGGGTGGTCAGGGCGGCGGCGCCACCAACGGGGCAGGCCTGCCCGGGGGTTCGGCGCCCGCGCCGACCGCTTCCGGCGCCGCGCCGGGTGCCCCGGCCGGTGCCGCTCCCGGCGGTGCGCGGCCCGGTGCCGGGCGCCCCGGTGGCGTGGTCGGCTCCATGAGCGTGCCGGGCGGTTCCCGGTCCGGCTCCACCAACGGCGCGGGCCTGCCCGGCGCGACCGGCGGCCCGGTGGCCCCGGGGCACGGCGGCGGCACGGGCTCCTTCGACGTGACCGAGGCGCTGGCGGCGGGCCCGCTGGGCGGCGGCACACGCCCCGGCGGCGAGCCGCGGCGCGACGACCTGCCGTACTTCTCGGAGAACGACGGCGCGCAGAACGCCCAGAGCGGCCAGAATGGCCATATGGGGCAGAACGGTTACGGCGCTCAGGGCGGCCTGCCCGGCGGCCCGGACGACTTCAACAGCTCGACCGGCTCGCACCGCTTCCCGCCCGCCAACGACTTCAACGGGCCGAACGACTTCGGCGGCCCGACCGGCTACGGCGGCCCGCAGGGCCCGGCAGGCCCGACCGGCGGCCCGGTCACCGGCGACGGCCCCGTCCTGCCGCCGGTCGGCGGCCCGCAGGGCGGACCGGGCGGACCGGGTGCGCTCGGCGGTTCCCGTGCCCCGGGCGGCCCCGGTGCCCCCGGCGGTCCTGGTGCCCCCGGCGGTCCTGGTGCCCCCGGCGGTCAGCGCCGCCCGGGCGGCCCCGGTGTTCCCGGCGCGGCCTCCGCCTCCACCGGTTTCGCCGGCCCCGGCGTCGCCGCCCCGCCCGGCGCCCCCGGCGTCGGCCCGCACACCGGTCCGCAGGGCGGCCCCGGTCGCGGTCCCGGCGGTGGTCTGAGCGACGACACCGCGATCCTCACCCCGCAGAAGCCGGCCCCCGAACCGGGCACCCCCGGCTACGGCACCCCGCCGGACAACGTCTCCGGGCACACCGTCACCAGCGGCATCCCGGTCGTGCCGTCCACCGGCCAGAACTCCCCGTTCGGGCCGGGCGCCGGCGCCGACGGACCGCTGCCGCACACGCCCCCGAAGCTGCCCGAGCCCGTCGCACAGAACGTGCCGGCGTCCTCGAAGAAGAAGCCGAAGAAGAAGGGCCGCAGCAAGCTGACCCTGGTCGGCGTGGGCGTGGTCGTCATCGCCGGCGGCGCGTACGGCGCCGGCCTGCTGATGAACCACTCCGACGTGCCCAAGGGCACCACGGTCCTCGGCGTCGACATCGGCGGCGGCACCCGCGACGACGCGGTCAAGAAGCTCGACGCCGCCTTCGACAAGAAGGTGAACGAGCCGCTGAAGCTGTCGGTGGACGGCAAGACGGTCGAGCTCCAGCCGGACCAGGCGGGCCTTCAGTTCGACATGCAGGCCACCGTCAGCAAGGCCGCGACCAGCGACTACAACCCGGTCTCCGTGATCGGCTCGCTCTTCGGCGGCCAGCGTGTCGTCGATCCCGAGATGCCGGTCGACGAGGAGAAGCTCACCGCGGCCCTGGAGGACGCCTCCGGCAGCTCCGGTTCGGCCACCGACGGCACGATCAAGTTCAAGAACGGCAAGGCCGTCGCCGTCTACGGCAAGGCAGGCAAGGGCATCGACGTCGCCAGGTCGACGGCCGCGGTCGAGCAGGCGTACCGCACCCAGGTGGAGACCGGCTCGGCCGGCGCGGTCACGCTCCCGACCACCACCAAGCAGCCGACGATCTCGAACGCCCAGGTCGACGCGATGATGAAGTCGATCGCCGAACCGGCGATGGCCAACCCCGTCCAGGTACAGACCGACGCGGCGCACTTCATCAAGTTCGGCCAGCTGTCGCTGCCGGACATCCTGAGCTTCAAGGCCGTCGACGGCAAGCTCGTCGACTACTACGACCTCAAGGCGCTCAAGGCCGCGTACGGCACCACCTTCGCCGGCGTGCAGATCAACGGCGCGAGCGGCAAGCGCGACGTCCTGCCCGAGGACGTCGCCTCGGCCCTCCGCAAGGCCCTGCGCGGCAAGACGTCGGCGGAACGCGTCGTCACCATCGACACCAACCCGAGCTAG
- a CDS encoding DUF6113 family protein translates to MNDHGSMLAQPLKAPSVGRAFLYLGLFVLGALVGAAGSLVQSGWFPGGLLLALAGEAGLCLGGARAVGGRGGAVAPAGGWMLAVILLTASRPEGDFLFGAGAGSYLFLLGGMATAVICATLGAGRQPDGAPVRLAK, encoded by the coding sequence ATGAACGACCACGGATCCATGCTCGCCCAGCCCCTCAAGGCCCCCTCCGTCGGACGCGCCTTCCTCTACCTGGGCCTGTTCGTGCTCGGCGCGCTCGTCGGGGCCGCCGGGTCCCTCGTGCAGTCCGGCTGGTTCCCGGGCGGCCTGCTGCTCGCGCTCGCCGGTGAGGCCGGACTCTGCCTCGGCGGTGCGCGCGCCGTCGGCGGCCGGGGCGGGGCCGTCGCACCGGCGGGCGGCTGGATGCTCGCCGTCATCCTGCTCACCGCCAGCCGCCCGGAGGGCGACTTCCTCTTCGGCGCGGGAGCGGGCTCGTACCTCTTCCTGCTCGGTGGCATGGCTACGGCTGTGATCTGCGCCACGCTCGGGGCGGGGCGGCAACCGGACGGCGCCCCCGTCCGACTTGCCAAGTGA